In Bernardetia litoralis DSM 6794, the genomic window GATGTTTGAGACAAAAGAGGACTTTCAATTTCAACTTGAAAATATAAAATTAACTCTTGAGCTTGATGATAATATAATTAATCATTTTAAAACAAATCAAAAGGAATTTGAGCGACTTAAAGATTTAGCTCTGAAACAACTTAACACGATAAAAACAGATAGTGAAAGAAGCTCTAAACTATTAGAAAATCTAAACTCAGATTATAAAAACTATTCATTTCTTCAATATCAACAGGAGGATATGAATTAGGAAACTGTATTAACTTTTTAATTGGTGGAATGGTCGACAATTCTGTTGGCTACTTTTACATTAAAGACAAAAAGGATTTACCAAAAATGAATCCAAGTAGAATAATAATGATTAGAGAAATTAGTAATGGATGGTATATGTATAAAACAACATAAATACTGGTGCTAACACGGTATATAGCAAATAGGGCGTTCAGTGGTTAATGAAAGTTCTATGCTATTTACAAACACCGCCAAATCGTTGATTTGGCTTTTAAAATGAATAAGATAAAAACAAAATACAACGATCTGGCTCAGTGCAAACTTGAAAGTTTATCGCTTTCTACTGCCCTACTTGCCATATACTAACCGTTGGGAGTGAAATGCCTTCGCTACGCTACGGCACTTCACTCCCAACGAAGCAAGGATTCCATCCCGTGTTAGGTTCGTGTCTACGCTACGCTACGACACATTCACCCAACACGAGATTTACAAAATTATAAAATTTTCCTCCCTAAGGTCGGAATTTTATAACTTCGTAAATCCCTGCTTCGTTAGCATTAATTTGAAAAAAAAACGAACATACGAATGAACAGAATATTTATTTTAATAGTTTCAATTTTTACTACATTTTCTTACGGACAATCATTTGAAGGTAAATTAACCTATAAAGTTGAGTACTCTTTTAACACAGAATCGTCTTTTGGGCTTTCGGAAAAAGATATGATTGAGCATATGAAAAAATCTGGAGAATATTTTGATACTCTTGTTGTAAATATAAAAAACGGAAATTATGAAAAACTTGTAAATTCGAGTAATTCTAAGAGAATTGTATATAAATCAGATATTAATAAAATTTACACTTTTGATAAAGGTTTTGAATATGTATTAATCGCAAATGCCAAAAATTATAGTTCATCAAAAATGGAATTTGAAAGACCAGAATTTATTAAAAATGACTCGATAGTTTCAGTTATGGGAAAAGATTGTAAATCGATAACACTTGACTGGAATAGTTTAGGAAAAGAAACCTATTACTATAATGATACATTTTTAAAAATCGATTCAGAATTATTTAAATCTCATAATTATGAATACTTAAATGAAATATTGACTATAAAACAGAAGGGAAAGTCAAAGAATTTAAGTTTGAAATGAATGATATTGAAATAGAAGCTGTTTAAGAATAGGTAGTTATTTTTTCAAAAAAGAGGTAAAATAGTTATCATTGTAAATCTTCACATTTTGAATTTCTAACTCTTTACCTCTATGTACGTAAATTTATCAAAAAAAACTATCACAGAAAATATTTTACCCTATTTAACTCAATTTAAAAAAGGTCGTAAACCTAAAGTAGCTCTTTGGCGCATTGTTAAAGCTATTATTTATCGTCTTAAAACAGGTACTCAATGGAGAGAATTACCTATCAAACAATTTTTTGGCAGAACTTCAATTAACTGGAATACAGTATATTATCACTATAATAAATGGTCAAAGTTGGAAAGTTGGAAAGTTGGAAGAATTTATGGACACATTATTTATCTAAGAATCGTTCTGATATAGACCTTTCTATTTGTCATTTGGATGGTAGTCATTCACCAGCAAAACAAGGAGGAGAAGGAGTAGCTTATTCAAGCAGAAAAAGATGTAAAACAACAAATTCACTATTTCTGACTGATAAAAATGGAATTCCAGTAGCGATGTCTGTGCCTCAAGGTGGAAATCATCACGATGCTTTTGAACTTGAAAAAAATATGCAAACTATGTTAGTAGATTTGAACAAGGCAAATATTAGACATGAAGGAATTTTTCTTAATGTAGATGCTGCTTTTGATACAAATTCATTTCGTTCTTTTTGCTCGCATATGGATATTGTGGATAACATAGATTTTAATAAAAGAAATCGAAAAGATATTGATAATCAACCATTTAAAGATGAAAAAATGTATGATTTACGTTTTGCAATAGAAAGAACTAATGCTTGGTTAGATGCTTTTAAGGCAATATTGACACGATATGAAACTAAAATCCATACTTGGCAAAGCCTACATTATTTAGCTTTTACTT contains:
- a CDS encoding transposase family protein — encoded protein: MVKVGKLESWKNLWTHYLSKNRSDIDLSICHLDGSHSPAKQGGEGVAYSSRKRCKTTNSLFLTDKNGIPVAMSVPQGGNHHDAFELEKNMQTMLVDLNKANIRHEGIFLNVDAAFDTNSFRSFCSHMDIVDNIDFNKRNRKDIDNQPFKDEKMYDLRFAIERTNAWLDAFKAILTRYETKIHTWQSLHYLAFTLIFIRDRQKIKLNS
- a CDS encoding transposase produces the protein MYVNLSKKTITENILPYLTQFKKGRKPKVALWRIVKAIIYRLKTGTQWRELPIKQFFGRTSINWNTVYYHYNKWSKLESWKVGRIYGHIIYLRIVLI